A section of the Primulina eburnea isolate SZY01 chromosome 1, ASM2296580v1, whole genome shotgun sequence genome encodes:
- the LOC140829727 gene encoding serine/threonine-protein kinase SRK2A-like: protein MENYELVKDIGSGNFGVARLMRKKDTKELVAMKYIERGHKIDENVAREIINHRSLRHPNIIRFKELVLTPTHLAIVMEYAAGGELFERICNAGRFSEDEARYFFQQLISGVNYCHSMQICHRDLKLENTLLDGSPAPRLKICDFGYSKSSLLHSRPKSTVGTPAYIAPEVLSRREYDGKLADVWSCGVTLYIMLVGAYPFEDQEDPKNFKKTIQRIMAIQYKIPEYVHISQDCRHLLSRIFVANPSRRISIKDIKSHPWFLKNLPRELTDVAQSVYYRRENPTFSLQSVEEIMKIVEAAKTPPPVSRSVGGFGWGGEEDEDKEEDVEEEEEEEEDDEYDKQVKAVHASGEVPFV, encoded by the exons ATGGAAAATTACGAGCTTGTGAAGGACATAGGGTCCGGAAATTTTGGCGTGGCGAGGCTTATGAGGAAAAAGGATACCAAGGAGCTTGTTGCTATGAAATACATTGAAAGAGGACACAAG ATTGATGAGAATGTGGCTCGAGAGATCATTAATCATAGATCACTCCGGCATCCGAATATAATTCGATTCAAGGAG TTGGTTTTAACACCCACGCATCTAGCTATAGTTATGGAGTATGCTGCTGGTGGCGAGCTCTTTGAGAGAATCTGCAATGCTGGAAGATTCAGTGAAGATGAG GCGAGGTATTTCTTTCAGCAACTTATATCTGGAGTCAACTACTGCCACTCTATG CAAATATGCCACCGCGACTTGAAGCTGGAGAATACCCTATTGGATGGAAGCCCAGCCCCACGCCTTaaaatatgtgattttggttacTCAAAG TCATCTCTGCTCCATTCGAGGCCAAAATCAACAGTTGGCACTCCTGCTTATATTGCTCCAGAGGTGCTATCTAGAAGAGAATATGATGGAAAA CTGGCTGATGTTTGGTCTTGTGGTGTGACTCTCTATATCATGCTGGTTGGAGCATATCCTTTTGAAGATCAAGAAGATCCAAAGAACTTCAAGAAAACAATCCAA AGAATCATGGCGATTCAGTACAAGATACCTGAGTATGTTCACATatctcaagattgtaggcaccTCCTCTCTCGCATATTTGTTGCCAATCCATCTAGG AGAATTTCAATTAAAGACATCAAGTCGCACCCATGGTTTCTGAAGAATTTACCTAGAGAATTAACAGATGTGGCCCAAAGCGTGTACTACCGTAGAGAAAACCCGACCTTTTCCCTTCAATCCGTGGAGGAGATAATGAAAATTGTGGAAGCGGCTAAAACTCCTCCTCCGGTCTCTCGCTCAGTTGGAGGCTTTGgatggggaggtgaagaggaTGAGGATAAAGAGGAAGACGTAGAAGAGGAGGAAGAGGAAGAGGAAGATGATGAATACGATAAGCAAGTGAAGGCCGTGCATGCCAGTGGGGAAGTGCCTTTTGTATGA
- the LOC140829712 gene encoding thiamine biosynthetic bifunctional enzyme TH1, chloroplastic isoform X1 — protein sequence MSSIQVLKGNPFPSSIHRSIRHSSVRGFRTSRALILKSMRREVHNPSAEDGQFRVPHVLAVAGSDSGAGAGIQADLKTCAARGVYCSTVITAVTAQNTVGVQGVSIVDEEFVGEQLKSVLSDMCPDVVKTGMLPSPGIIKILSQSVNEFQVKALVVDPVMVSTSGDVLAGSSVLASFREELLPLADIVTPNLREASALLGGFALETVADMRSAAKSIHDIGPRNVLVKGGDLPASSDAVDVLFDGKNFYEFRSARIKTLNTHGTGCTLASCIAAEIASGSSVFSAVKIAKRYVETALDYSKDICIGGGHQGPFDHLMKLKNSAMNLHVRRPFDPSNLLLYAVTDSRMNQKWGHSISDAVKGAIEGGATIVQLREKDIDTNDFLEAAKTCRQICSHHGIPFLINDRIDIALACDADGVHIGQSDMPARVARTLLGPDKVIGVSCKTPQQAEKAWIDGADYIGCGGVYPTNTKENNITVGLDGLTRVCLASMLPVVAIGGIGVTNVRSVMELGVPNLKGVAVVSAVFDRECILSETQKLRRVILDSVGAVK from the exons ATGAGCTCCATCCAAGTACTGAAGGGCAACCCCTTTCCCTCCTCCATTCATCGTTCTATCCGGCACTCTTCTGTGCGAGGATTTCGAACATCTAGGGCTTTGATTCTGAAGTCAATGCGCCGTGAAGTGCATAATCCTTCCGCAGAAGATGGCCAATTTCGAGTTCCGCACGTTTTGGCTGTTGCCGGTTCCGATTCCGGCGCTGGAGCAGGCATCCAAGCCGACTTAAAGACTTGCGCCGCGCGTGGAGTCTACTGCTCCACTGTCATCACCGCTGTCACTGCGCAGAACACCGTGGGAGTTCAG GGAGTGAGTATTGTGGATGAGGAATTTGTTGGCGAGCAATTGAAGTCGGTGCTTTCTGATATGTGCCCTGATGTT GTGAAAACAGGCATGCTTCCTTCTCCCGGGATAATCAAGATCCTAAGTCAAAGTGTTAACGAATTTCAAGTCAAAG CTTTGGTGGTTGATCCTGTCATGGTGTCTACTAGTGGGGATGTACTGGCTGGTTCCTCGGTTCTAGCAAGCTTCAG GGAGGAACTTCTTCCATTGGCTGATATAGTAACTCCAAACTTAAGAGAGGCTTCAGCTTTGCTTGGTGGCTTTGCACTGGAAACAGTGGCTGACATGCGGTCTGCTGCAAAATCTATTCATGATATCGGTCCTAG AAATGTACTTGTGAAGGGGGGTGACCTTCCTGCTTCATCAGATGCTGTGGATGTTCTGTTTGATG GTAAGAACTTCTATGAATTCCGATCTGCCCGGATAAAAACTTTGAATACTCACGGAACTGGTTGTACTTTGGCATCATGTATAGCTGCTGAGATAGCAAGTGGTTCTTCTGTATTCTCTGCTGTCAAG ATAGCTAAACGTTATGTTGAAACAGCCTTGGATTATAGCAAGGACATCTGTATAGGAGGAGGACATCAAGGTCCTTTCGACCATTTAATGAAGCTTAAAAACAGTGCTATGAATCTGCATGTGCGTCGACCATTTGATCCAAGCAATCTTCTCTTGTATGCTGTCACAGACTCAAGGATGAACCAAAAGTGGGGTCATTCAATCAGTGATGCTGTGAAAGGTGCAATAGAAGGAGGTGCAACTATAGTTCAGTTGAG AGAAAAGGATATCGACACAAATGACTTTCTGGAAGCAGCTAAAACATGCCGACAAATATGCAGCCACCATGGTATACCTTTCCTGATCAATGACAGAATCGATATTGCCCTTGCTTGTGATGCAGACGGAGTTCATATCGGCCAGTCTGACATGCCTGCTCGTGTTGCTCGAACTCTCCTAGGTCCCGACAAAGTCATCGGTGTCTCGTGCAAAACACCACAACAAGCTGAGAAAGCATGGATTGATGGTGCTGACTACATAGGTTGTGGCGGCGTTTATCCGACaaatacaaaagaaaacaatatcACTGTTGGGTTAGATGGTCTTACAAGAGTATGTTTAGCATCCATGTTACCGGTTGTTGCCATAGGGGGCATAGGTGTTACAAATGTGCGATCAGTTATGGAATTGGGCGTCCCCAATCTGAAAGGAGTTGCTGTTGTTTCTGCTGTTTTTGATAGGGAATGCATTTTAAGTGAGACTCAGAAGTTGAGAAGAGTGATACTGGATTCAGTTGGGGCAGTGAAATAA
- the LOC140829712 gene encoding thiamine biosynthetic bifunctional enzyme TH1, chloroplastic isoform X2 produces the protein MSSIQVLKGNPFPSSIHRSIRHSSVRGFRTSRALILKSMRREVHNPSAEDGQFRVPHVLAVAGSDSGAGAGIQADLKTCAARGVYCSTVITAVTAQNTVGVQGVSIVDEEFVGEQLKSVLSDMCPDVVKTGMLPSPGIIKILSQSVNEFQVKALVVDPVMVSTSGDVLAGSSVLASFREELLPLADIVTPNLREASALLGGFALETVADMRSAAKSIHDIGPRNVLVKGGDLPASSDAVDVLFDGKNFYEFRSARIKTLNTHGTGCTLASCIAAEIASGSSVFSAVKIAKRYVETALDYSKDICIGGGHQDSRMNQKWGHSISDAVKGAIEGGATIVQLREKDIDTNDFLEAAKTCRQICSHHGIPFLINDRIDIALACDADGVHIGQSDMPARVARTLLGPDKVIGVSCKTPQQAEKAWIDGADYIGCGGVYPTNTKENNITVGLDGLTRVCLASMLPVVAIGGIGVTNVRSVMELGVPNLKGVAVVSAVFDRECILSETQKLRRVILDSVGAVK, from the exons ATGAGCTCCATCCAAGTACTGAAGGGCAACCCCTTTCCCTCCTCCATTCATCGTTCTATCCGGCACTCTTCTGTGCGAGGATTTCGAACATCTAGGGCTTTGATTCTGAAGTCAATGCGCCGTGAAGTGCATAATCCTTCCGCAGAAGATGGCCAATTTCGAGTTCCGCACGTTTTGGCTGTTGCCGGTTCCGATTCCGGCGCTGGAGCAGGCATCCAAGCCGACTTAAAGACTTGCGCCGCGCGTGGAGTCTACTGCTCCACTGTCATCACCGCTGTCACTGCGCAGAACACCGTGGGAGTTCAG GGAGTGAGTATTGTGGATGAGGAATTTGTTGGCGAGCAATTGAAGTCGGTGCTTTCTGATATGTGCCCTGATGTT GTGAAAACAGGCATGCTTCCTTCTCCCGGGATAATCAAGATCCTAAGTCAAAGTGTTAACGAATTTCAAGTCAAAG CTTTGGTGGTTGATCCTGTCATGGTGTCTACTAGTGGGGATGTACTGGCTGGTTCCTCGGTTCTAGCAAGCTTCAG GGAGGAACTTCTTCCATTGGCTGATATAGTAACTCCAAACTTAAGAGAGGCTTCAGCTTTGCTTGGTGGCTTTGCACTGGAAACAGTGGCTGACATGCGGTCTGCTGCAAAATCTATTCATGATATCGGTCCTAG AAATGTACTTGTGAAGGGGGGTGACCTTCCTGCTTCATCAGATGCTGTGGATGTTCTGTTTGATG GTAAGAACTTCTATGAATTCCGATCTGCCCGGATAAAAACTTTGAATACTCACGGAACTGGTTGTACTTTGGCATCATGTATAGCTGCTGAGATAGCAAGTGGTTCTTCTGTATTCTCTGCTGTCAAG ATAGCTAAACGTTATGTTGAAACAGCCTTGGATTATAGCAAGGACATCTGTATAGGAGGAGGACATCAAG ACTCAAGGATGAACCAAAAGTGGGGTCATTCAATCAGTGATGCTGTGAAAGGTGCAATAGAAGGAGGTGCAACTATAGTTCAGTTGAG AGAAAAGGATATCGACACAAATGACTTTCTGGAAGCAGCTAAAACATGCCGACAAATATGCAGCCACCATGGTATACCTTTCCTGATCAATGACAGAATCGATATTGCCCTTGCTTGTGATGCAGACGGAGTTCATATCGGCCAGTCTGACATGCCTGCTCGTGTTGCTCGAACTCTCCTAGGTCCCGACAAAGTCATCGGTGTCTCGTGCAAAACACCACAACAAGCTGAGAAAGCATGGATTGATGGTGCTGACTACATAGGTTGTGGCGGCGTTTATCCGACaaatacaaaagaaaacaatatcACTGTTGGGTTAGATGGTCTTACAAGAGTATGTTTAGCATCCATGTTACCGGTTGTTGCCATAGGGGGCATAGGTGTTACAAATGTGCGATCAGTTATGGAATTGGGCGTCCCCAATCTGAAAGGAGTTGCTGTTGTTTCTGCTGTTTTTGATAGGGAATGCATTTTAAGTGAGACTCAGAAGTTGAGAAGAGTGATACTGGATTCAGTTGGGGCAGTGAAATAA